One Mycolicibacterium aubagnense genomic region harbors:
- a CDS encoding plasmid mobilization protein: MEIADMTERRKNTSGSETRQRDKRIDVRCDDPERDLVLRAAARLGVKPATFLRDAGLERAAAVLAS; the protein is encoded by the coding sequence ATGGAGATCGCAGACATGACTGAACGTCGCAAGAACACATCCGGGTCCGAAACACGGCAGCGCGACAAGCGGATTGACGTCCGCTGCGACGATCCCGAACGCGATCTGGTGCTGCGCGCCGCCGCCCGACTTGGAGTTAAACCGGCGACGTTCCTGCGTGACGCCGGTCTGGAAAGGGCTGCCGCGGTTCTCGCGAGCTGA
- a CDS encoding RNA-guided endonuclease InsQ/TnpB family protein, with translation MSRYRLLPSQEQAVALRGHCRQARYVWNLAVEQQNYWRPGRRSPSFAEQCAQLTDARTEFDWLAAGSATLQQQALRDFAQAMRNFFNGTHRRPTWRKAGVHEGFRQVGVKSAHVQRLNRRYGQVLVPKVGWVRFRLTRDVPESVKSYRVTLDRSGRWHISFAHIPETIPGPGDGSVVGIDRGVAVSAALSTGELMHVPHLSAGEARRLKVLQRGLSRAKKGSNRRARTKLAIAKLRARETDRRKDWVEKTSTDIAGRFDTIRIEALDIRCMTRSARGTAERPGRRVAQKRGLNRAILGSGWGKLVTRLQHKAFGRVEQVPAAYTSQRCSACGHVAPENRKSQAVFRCVACKAGPCNADVNAARNIAAGRAVTARGDLDISRSVNREPQLSTPAT, from the coding sequence GTGTCCCGATACCGCCTCCTTCCGTCCCAGGAACAGGCCGTTGCGCTGCGTGGGCACTGCCGACAAGCCCGATACGTATGGAATTTGGCTGTTGAGCAGCAGAATTACTGGCGTCCAGGCCGTCGATCGCCGAGCTTTGCCGAGCAATGTGCTCAGCTGACCGATGCGCGCACCGAATTCGACTGGCTCGCCGCCGGTTCTGCGACTCTGCAGCAGCAAGCGCTTAGGGATTTCGCCCAGGCGATGCGCAACTTCTTCAACGGCACCCACCGACGACCTACGTGGCGCAAAGCCGGCGTTCATGAAGGATTCCGCCAGGTAGGGGTCAAATCCGCACACGTACAAAGGTTGAACCGGCGCTACGGCCAGGTTCTTGTACCCAAGGTTGGGTGGGTGCGATTCCGGCTCACCCGGGACGTGCCCGAATCGGTGAAGTCTTACAGGGTGACCCTTGACCGGTCCGGCCGCTGGCATATTTCCTTCGCGCACATACCCGAGACGATCCCCGGCCCCGGTGACGGAAGCGTCGTAGGCATAGACCGTGGCGTTGCTGTTTCGGCGGCGCTGTCGACGGGCGAACTGATGCACGTACCGCATTTGAGTGCCGGGGAGGCACGCCGGTTGAAAGTGCTGCAGCGTGGACTTTCTCGCGCCAAGAAGGGGTCGAACCGTCGTGCCAGAACGAAGCTGGCCATCGCTAAACTGCGGGCGCGCGAGACCGACCGTCGGAAGGACTGGGTGGAAAAGACCAGCACCGACATCGCCGGTCGATTCGACACGATTCGAATCGAAGCTCTCGATATTCGGTGTATGACCCGCAGTGCACGAGGAACGGCCGAACGTCCAGGTCGCAGGGTCGCTCAGAAGCGGGGACTCAACCGTGCGATCCTTGGCAGCGGGTGGGGCAAACTCGTCACGAGACTGCAACACAAGGCATTTGGCCGGGTCGAACAGGTCCCGGCCGCGTACACGTCGCAACGATGCTCTGCATGCGGGCATGTTGCACCTGAGAATCGCAAGAGCCAAGCGGTTTTCAGGTGCGTCGCCTGCAAGGCCGGGCCGTGCAATGCCGACGTGAACGCCGCACGCAACATCGCCGCCGGACGGGCGGTGACCGCACGGGGAGACCTCGACATCAGTCGGTCTGTGAACCGTGAACCTCAACTCAGCACTCCTGCCACGTAG